A stretch of DNA from Polyodon spathula isolate WHYD16114869_AA chromosome 20, ASM1765450v1, whole genome shotgun sequence:
TGTTTCTGCACTGGCATCAGTTAGGCCTGCTATAATAAATAGCCTTGGCGGCGTGAGCGTGCTGAAATGTCAATTAACCTGCCTCTTTAAATAAATGCTCAGCTCTGATGgctgaaaaacaagaaaacacttcCAAAGAACACGAATCCTAATCTGTgaattcacattaaaaaaaaagatatatatatatatatatatatatatatatacatacatacatatatatatatatcctcgaCTCCAATGATCTAATGCATACCAGTAAACTCTACTATGAATTGACTGTAGAGCTGCTGAGAATTCCTATCCCATTTGAGATCAGCCTTGAAAGTTTCTTTGTTCTATCTTTTTGTTGCTAAGAGTGGAAAACCTTCCTATAGCTTTTACAGAATGCAATGATAAAGTGAATGAGTGAGGGACTAAATTCCTAGTTGGTCGTCATCCTGTTAATGGAAAACATTTGGGGGTGCATCCTGGGATGACTTGCTGACAAAATGAGTTCTGAGTGAGGGGTTAATAGGCAACATATAACCACTGCTCTTGTCTGACGGGTAGTTCATTAAAGAGGCCAAGCTATTTGGTAAGCATGTCTGGAGCAAGTGGGGtacaaatggggaaaaaaacttaaaagaaaataaaagaaagccGCTTTTTTACTGATTGCAAAGCTGATATTACCAACCTTTGACCCAGGTGGTGCCGTCAAGCCTAAAAACGCATACACGTTATTGTCTTCCCTGGCATCAAAGAACGCTTCataattctgaaaagaaaaattaagaaCTTTTTCAATACGATTGTTATAACCAACATCCAGTGACCCCCTCCAGACCAccgacagacagagagagaagaacTAAGCCATCAAACATGAACTGCCATCCAGACAGGCTCCACCACAGCTCAGCTTCCACAGCAATGGAGAAACTGGAATGAACAAACAGCAGCATCACGTGGGAGGCTAGCCTCATGCATGACTAAACACTGCAGATTAACCAATGCATGCAAATGGAAAACAGTTACACTGTAGTTTAGGCGTACAGTATAACTGCAGGCTACTGTACTTCATTaaagctggttacacaatatctATTAGCAGTTGGaaactgcagacagacagacaacctcTTGTAAAAGACATACATAGTACTAAAATCTTACTCTCCTAGCCCCCTACACACCTTTCGGATTTGCATTTGGCTAATCCAACACACTCTTGATAACCTTTCAGGTACGATTATTAGGTGATTTTGAAGACCCTCTGTACACTGGTTCCAGTTTCAAATTGCTTTCAACAGCACTGAGGGCAGGACTCAAAGCCTCTGAGGTAGTTACTGAGTGGGAAGCAGCCagaaaagcaataaaacatttctgtatgTCTTTCCAGTCTTAATGGAACAAAATCCAAGACCGAAATAGCTCCCATCACTTGCCAGCCCTGCTTGCGTTATAAATCGTTgctattcagtgtttttttgggACAAGAACTATGCCTCACCCCGCAGTACCGCTCCTCATTGAAGATCTGAGGTGGCAGGGGGTTTCCAGTGGCAGGCCTGGAGTTTTCCGGAACGTTCTCTCTCATCCACTTCCTGTTGTCCTCGTTGGCTGCAATGTCACACTCCTCAAACTCAATCTTATTGACTGCCATGAACCCGATCAcatcctgctgctgcttcttaaTCTGAAACAAGGAACACAGCACGGGCAGTCAGTCAAGATACCGAACACAGCACAGGACCTAGTGGTGCAAAATGGGAATATGtcttaaaaacactgtaaaaagggacacatttaaaacaaaaacacaacggAACAGTGTAATGCTACATCAGATTACCGTTTCTATATGCAAGAGGACTGGGTTCCAACAAGTCATAGGAACGCTTTATGGCAGCAtagaaaataatgtgtttatataattCTGCAAATATGAAGACTGTATCTCAAATGTTGAAGGTTCAATAATAGAGGATGTAAGACATATCCTGTTTCAATGAAAACAGGATTTTTACCCTTTAACGAACCTCCTGATTTATTTAAAAGGGAATTCATTCAATATTTGGTAGGTCCGTCCTGTGTTGTCACACATTCAGAGATTTCACAATAAACACGTTTGGTTGCAGCACAATGTTTCCAGCTGCTGGTGCAATCTCCTGGCTGTTATAAGagccagtttttttgtttgttttttgggggggaggggtttGCTTCATTGCTTTACATTTTCAGAATTATTTTCCAAAAGAAACAGCTGGATGAAAGTGGCTCGCCCTTTAGACATAACAGCTGTGTTCAGTTACATAACTGCGCAATAACTGTCAGCCAGAATATAGGTTATACACAAGCTGTgaaatgcagaataaaaaaagaaatactcctattgcatagcagttggagcCATGTGAAATTCACAACCTATATACACATATCTGATCttgaaatacaaatttaaaataatggtACTGCTAGTAATGGTACTTCAGTGACAGTAATACCCAAAATAGCCAGCAATAATCTTAGCTGGAATCGAGTGGGCTTAAATAACATGGAATCTTGTGGAATTCTTTATTATTCTCACAATAAAACTATGACAGCAAGACACATTCACTGTAATTGAGCAgcttttagataaaaaaaaaacatatttcaaattgaGTAAGTACATGCTGAAATGAAAGACATTTACTAGTAACATtcaaggttaaagaaagttatcagtttgcAAGCTTTGCTTTCCAGTGGTCTGTTACACGAATACTTTCTGGTTCAAAGCAGGTCAGTCATTTGAGATGTTTAGTATTACGTGCTTTTTTCAAAACAGCACTTTATACACAAGTTATATCTATTCGCCTACACAGCGAATAGAAGTGCCCTACATACAAGACGTATGGAATCATTCCACTACCTCCAACACTTTTATCAAGGCAACTACTGACCGTCTGAATATTTCCAAACTTTCCAAAGAGGAAAAACCCATGCTGTTACAGAGGCTACTTGCCCAGAAATGAATCAATCAATGTAATGTTCTTCTTAAAAACAAGCATGCTGTACAATGGTTTGGGATAAATGTGTTAAGCACAAgacaaactaaaaaaactaaatagttcaggtgtaaaaaaaaaaaaacaaaaaaaaaatacacacgaCACAGACAGGGGGGTTGCAATATTAGGGCTTGAATTTGGTGTTCTATTTTTAACTGTGTTGAATGGTATTTACTTAGAACAGCAAAAAACGTAACTTTATTGCACCTTATAAAGACatctcaaaaacaaaatacaaaatgcaacatatctttattttaacaaagtaaaataatgagaaataaattgatttttttccttaaaatcaAGTAATATCAATTACCAGTCAAATagaaatacacactttttttttttactgtgacaaCACAATAATGTTGTACTTTTTCGTTAACATtgagtaatttttgtttttaaaaacacatagttGATCTTTTGATAAAATCATTACTATTCACAGATAAACATGTTTCTGCTTTTGTTAGCACAAAAGTGCTTCACAAAAAGTTTAATACAaatttttgaagatttttttcaTCTTGAAAAATGCCTATCTGTCTATAAAAGAGAGAGACGATACAGATACTCCAGGCAATCCCCCAAACTGCACCTAAAACAATCCATCGCACGCTAGGGAAAAGTTCATCAATATATACAGATGTTGCTCTCCAGTAACAGCAAGGCCATATAAGgaaaagcaaaaacacagatcAGACCCACAGCATGCAGGAGGGGGGAGCAGGAGCCAGGCGAACACAAACCAAATATGGTAGGATCATTGGAATCAAGTGTCAGAAATTCAGGAGCCTCACCATCCCCAGGATACAGCTCTCCGAGATCCTCAGCAAAATCAGTGGGTTCCAGTGAATGAGGCTGGACACAACAGACACGCCTGCCACGACCCTTCCCatacagtcacagtgtacagaAAAATTTCTCATGAAAGGGTTATCAACTTGACACAAGGTAGGGTCGTTCTGCCTATCAGAGCACAAGGGGGTCTACTTTAGTGAGAcagaattgattatttttttttttttttttgtttcagatgctACTACTGTACTTCATCTGGTAGGGTATTCCATTGATTTATATCTCTCTGTGTATAGAGCGCTCCCTACCTGCTCTAAACGTGCTCTTCCATTTCTGCCCTCTCGTCCTAATCTCTGTGTATAACCCGATGCGCTGTCATAGGTTAATTGTCTATACCATTAAGGATTTTATAAAACTTCAAGTAATTCACTCTTCCCCTTCTTCATTGTATAGCTTAGATTCTAATATCTCCAGTCTAAAGAATGACCATACCAAGTTTCACCTGCAGGATTGGATACATGGATAAATGCTGGTGACTAAATGATATGTACAATTATACCCccaaagtaattattattatattttaaacaattataaaatCGGCCTACCTACAAAAAAAGCTAAATCAGGTAGATTACttccagcacagcaccacaagCTTTAAGGTCTGCCGCTGCTCATTAGTAGCCCCTTTCCAAACCGTTTAAAGACTACTACCAGGGCATTCCTTCTACAGGCAAGCCAACTACAGAGGGTTTATTGTACTGGTGCCAAGCTAAACTAATTTGCTAGGGAAATGAGCCAAACCGAGGCTAAAGCCGTATGCTAGCCCTTTTGTCTGGCGGTTCACCGGCCACAGAAACAGCGACAGCCCAGCATCTACACAGCTAGCTCTGACCAGCAGCTGTTCCAGAATGGCAGGGCTAACTAAACACTAAACACTAGGAAAAACATTTCTGGCACCAAAAGCTGTGTTTCAATTCACACAAGGaacatgccatttttttttttttttttttttttttttacaacttcatTGCTTGTAAAATGTGGTGGTGCAGAGGCCTGGGAGATTGGAATCATGGAGACAGATGCCGTGTTCAATGTAGGTACAAATACAGTTGAGAGAAGCTGGTGTTGGTGCTGTAACACATAACCAACAAAGTATAATTCAGCATGAACAAACTTCGTGGAAGCAATCAAGATGTCACGTCTGTGTAGGAAAGGAAAGTAGTGGGGTTAGCACCATTTCCTCTTTACAGTTAGTATTCACTACCTTCAATTTCTCTGCACattgtttagttttaaatgtatcctgccacctgctatctcactatagaGGCACTTGCTGTGCAACAGGAATTGGGAACCCGGACTGCGCTTCACTCTCACAGTTGCTGTGAGGGGAGTACCTCATACCTGTTACACAGGATGTTCATTTATAAAATGGTTATGGCAATAAAATAAGACTAATAAACACAAGTTAAATGGGGTCGTATTTGTAAAGTCAAGGCAAAACCCAATTTAAGAAACACTCTAGCTTGCCACACTTAATTGACATCTTTGCTATGTTCTTTTATCATATTACTTCTCAAACAGTAAACTATTAGACTGGATTTTGAAGAACCATTAGTAAGGCGAGAATTGAAATGCAGTAATGGTTACATGCTTGGAAACAAGCTCCAGAACCAACAAGAACATGAACAGGAAACTGAAACATGAGCTGGAAGTTATCTCCTGAGACATGGCTACAGGAGGCAAGgacagagagcagagcagagttAATTAATAACCCTGAAACAAGCCGAAGATAATGAGAGGCAGAGCACAGAAAACAGCCAATGCAGACaggtatttttaaatacaatttcagtAAATTTCCGTAATATTATCTTGTGCCCACACAAAGCaccactttgtgttttaaattatagaCCACGGCCATTTATGTGTTTACAGTAAACAGTGACTAATTATTGAGTTGCTTCCATGAGGCATAGTGCAGCTCCCAAGGTGTGCGATTTGCTTAAACAGACCCCTCTAGTGGTACCCTGGTTAATGAACCAAGGTGTGCCATGGACCGTGGCACAtacttgaaaatgtttttttttttttttttgcaatgatcAGTGGATGCAAAGAAGCAAACAGACTTGCAAGGTGTGGTAAACGTGTTTGACTCCTCAGAGTATTCACCTCTCATCATAAAGcaataattcaaacaaaatgatactgagcttttaaataatgtgtttatatgtgttcACCACAATGTGAATACAGCACTGTCGTTTTGATTAATCCAAGGCACTATAACTCTTTAGTTTGCCTTGCAATTTCTTGCAATGCAACACAGGACTCCTCAAACATACCCCTCTGTCTGTAATACCCCCACTACCCAACAGCGCCCCCCTGCTGCCTGACATAAGAATGAAGTACACAGAAATTGTAGAACAAAGTACACACTCATACAGTAATCACATGGTACTGTAAAACGGAACATAGCTCAGAAATGCAGTAACTTTTCATCTGTAGCGTTGTCATTCAAACGtctatatatttcaaaatgtaggtaaaaaatgcaaacaaaacaccTTCAACAGAAAAGGCGGCGATAATATTGCTGATGTTGTAAGTTTgaagaaaattgatttaaaacctttttagcaTTCCTgtgatattttcaaaatgaaagcatACCCACACTTGGATTCTGCAATTAAATTGCAAacattcattttctctgttgcTTTTAGGGATAAACTTGTGCAAATTCTGACCACTCACTCTGTCAAGAACTGTGTGTAGAAACTCCTAGCCATCTTGAACCCATTGCCACAGACAGCAGAGGCTTTAGGCTCCAGCCTTGGCACTCCTCAATTGCCTACAATTTGTACCTACTTTCAAAGCACATTTAGTACCTCTCCTGGAGTTATCATGTCACATTACTATTCTAAACCCTCCCTATTAGACTTTCTCATTTCCAGCTGCACAGCAGAATCACTCCTCAGCCATGTCCTCACTTAGTACTGGGAAGCAGCCAAGCAGATTTTGCTAATTTGTCAGCCAAACGAAGGCCCTGAAGCTAAGTGGTATGAAGGACAGTGCACAGGGCAAGGGGGGTTGTAAAGGATCTGTTGGGATGTGCTGATTTTTCAGCCCAGCACACCAAGGACTGAATGTATTGCTCTTTGACAATCACAAAGGtcactgaaatgaaaatgttttatccaGTCTGCAATCTATAATCTCTTGCAGCAGCTTTACCCCATTGAAAGCCATCATATCAATCAAGAAACCTTGAAACATAAAGCCTTTTTAAAGAGTGTGGAGTGCACACTACAGTGATTTTCCACTTCAAGATCTGTCATATCCACACTCttcagttatatttatttatacatcacACATGCTGGACCCTTTGTGGTCCTGGCAAACGCTATTCTTTATTCAAAGGATCAGACCATCTTTATTACCAACAGAcccaaataaaatgcaattaacttCAATATAGTTTTAATTCTATATTAATTTGCATGTTGCTAAATGGGAGTTATAGCCATATGCCCAGAGCCTGGGTTGTTCAAATTAGAGTGTACTgtgctaaaatgtgttttaccaaTATAGTcttagtaaacaaaaaaacagagacaTATGGTATAATTTCACAGCCTATCC
This window harbors:
- the LOC121295691 gene encoding SH3 domain-binding glutamic acid-rich-like protein isoform X1, encoding MVIKVYVASSSGSMSIKKQQQDVIGFMAVNKIEFEECDIAANEDNRKWMRENVPENSRPATGNPLPPQIFNEERYCGNYEAFFDAREDNNVYAFLGLTAPPGSKEAEAQAKQQ
- the LOC121295691 gene encoding SH3 domain-binding glutamic acid-rich-like protein isoform X2; the encoded protein is MEPLNGISIKKQQQDVIGFMAVNKIEFEECDIAANEDNRKWMRENVPENSRPATGNPLPPQIFNEERYCGNYEAFFDAREDNNVYAFLGLTAPPGSKEAEAQAKQQ